DNA sequence from the Streptomyces sp. HUAS 15-9 genome:
GACGTGACCCAGCCCTTCGCCAGCGACAGCTGGTCGAGGTAGGCGTCGCACTGGTTGCCCTGCTCGCACGAGATCTTGATGGTGTTCGTGCCCTTGGTGAGCTGGACCCAGTTGTAGGTCTTCGTCCAGCCCCTCTCGTAATTGCCCTCGGGTGCCTTTGCCCAGTTCCTGAACTTGACGGGCTGGTTGGACGGCGTGCCGTTGATCGTCAACGTGGCGGTGCCGTCCTTGCCCGGGACGCTGTACCCGAGAAACACGGTGTACTTACCGGCGGCCGGGATGCCGTTGACCGTCCAGGTGAGCGAGGCGCCGACGTTGTTGAAGTTCGCGACGTAGACCCCGCCGTCGGCCTGGGCTCCCTTGACGTCCGAGGCGGTGGTGGCTCCGCCGCCCAGGCGCAGCGTCTTCGCGTCGGTCTTCGGGAGCTTGCCCGTGCTGGAGACCGAACTGGTGCTGGAGGGCTCGGTCGAGGCGCTCTGCGACTGGGACTGGGTGGGCTGCGCCGCGTTGCCCTTCTTGTCGTCGTCGTTGCCGTTGATCATGGCGATGCTGATGCCGATCACGACCGCGGCGACCACCGCGACGGCGCCGATCAGCAGGCCCTTGGTGTTCGGGCCGCTGCCGCGGCCGCGGCCACCGCTGCCCGGGAGGGGCTGCTGGGTGGTCGGGGCGCCGCCCGGGAGGGTCTCCGGAGCCTGGTAATGCGCGTTCGGCTGGCCGTAGGTGCCCTGCTGGGGGATGGTCTGGCCCTGCTGCCCGCCATAGGTGCGCTCGCCGACCGGGCGCACCCTGCTGACCGAGTTCGGGTAGCCGTAGCCACCGGACGGCGGCTGGGCCCCTCTGGCCTGGCCGTCGGCGTACAGATAGCCGAACGGGTCCTCGTCCTCGGGCGTGCTCGCGCCGTTGTCGCCGGGCGTCATCCCTTGGTACTCCTCAACAGGTGCGGGCGGATGCGGTACAGGTATTGAGAGCCGAGCCTACCCGCTCCCAGTGGCCCAAACGGGTGACTCCGACCGCATCAGCCCACTGACCTGCGCATCATCCGGCGCGCCGATGTTGTTTGGGACGAGATCGTTTCTCGACGTACATCCGTTCGTCAGCGGATT
Encoded proteins:
- a CDS encoding carbohydrate-binding protein, which translates into the protein MTPGDNGASTPEDEDPFGYLYADGQARGAQPPSGGYGYPNSVSRVRPVGERTYGGQQGQTIPQQGTYGQPNAHYQAPETLPGGAPTTQQPLPGSGGRGRGSGPNTKGLLIGAVAVVAAVVIGISIAMINGNDDDKKGNAAQPTQSQSQSASTEPSSTSSVSSTGKLPKTDAKTLRLGGGATTASDVKGAQADGGVYVANFNNVGASLTWTVNGIPAAGKYTVFLGYSVPGKDGTATLTINGTPSNQPVKFRNWAKAPEGNYERGWTKTYNWVQLTKGTNTIKISCEQGNQCDAYLDQLSLAKGWVTSED